The Sabethes cyaneus chromosome 1, idSabCyanKW18_F2, whole genome shotgun sequence DNA segment CAGTTCGCCGTCGGATATTTCCTCAAAGTCCAGATCCATTTCCTCCTTCAGCTCTTTGTTGGCGTGCAACTTCCCTGCCTCCTTGGCATCTTTCGGTTCCTGTTGTTCGGCGGAAACATTGCCCGATTGTGTGTCCGTCGGATGTGCTCCTCCGGTTGCTTGCGAAGCATTCAAATGTGCTGCTTCTTCCGAGCCTACATTGTTGCCCGGGTGTAGTCCGCCACCGCTGCCGGAAGCATCCTGCTCACTTGACAACAGTTTATCGCCACCACTGCTCGATTCGTTTGGCTGACTGGTTACGTCCTTGATGTGGAgagaaaagaatttttttaacatttttagcaCCACCGGAAGTTACATTGAAAAAATGCGCTACAAGCATAGAAGCCAGTATCGAAGGAAAACTTGAAACAAAGTTTAAACCGAAAAGGGAAAAGGGGAAATACAGTTTTGTCAAAATGTTTTTTATGTGCCGAACTTGGAGAAGAAGTTGATTTTCATGGGGGAAAATAATTGGACGCAGAGCTACTTAAGCAGATGCATGGtaaataaaattggttttaactCAACATTTACTGAATGCTTTCTTCCAATTTTGAAAAAGGACAGGTGCAATTCCTGAAGTTCCAGGTGTCCTAATCGAAACTAGGTACGTAAGATTTTTGTCGGCTTTCAGTCGGCCAGCAGAACTTCGGAAGTTGCAGCAAAAAAGAAGGTACAAAATAGGAGAACACACCTAAGCAACAACAAATCACACAACAGAAACGACAAATCAAATTATCAACAAAACGAATGATGAAGATGGCATTTTTTGCTAGCTTACGGGGCCACCAACTGGAAGCGATGCCGATGCATCGGAATCATCGACGTTGGCGTAGAGATCTGGCAAAGGTCCGCTGGGACCTCCGATACAACCGTCGTACGATTTGTAGCGAGCTTTAGATAAAAAAGGGCGCCTTGGAGGGGGTCGAGATTGCAGcggctggtgctgctgctgttgttgttgttgctgctgctgatgttgaTTATGTTGCAAAACTTGCGATGGAATCATCATTGAGGATGAGGAAGAACTCAAACTTGCCACAGTTGAGAAGGATGCCGTGTCAGTTGTGCCGGTTTGAGGACTACCACCGTGTTTTGCCGATGTGGCAACAGTGCTGATATCGTCATCCTAGCGTGAAAACATTTTTTGGGTTTGACCGAAGCAGCATGACGGAGAACAAAttatgataataaagcattttagAAACTTCTAAACCACAGTAATCGTATAGTTAGGATAGGCCAAtgttcaaaaaattaaaattttaaagataaaGTTCAACAGTAAAAAGTCGAGGTTTCCACAGGTTGAACCTGTTTTAGTGTGAATCACACTTCTGTCTATGAATTGGTAACACTATTAAGATTTACATAAACTCATTCACAATGAATCATCACTATCGGCCATAGGGATAGAGCTCAAGCAGGGTATGTTCCGACGACTAAATCTAAAATTGATTCCAGCCTGATGTTTAAGTTATTTGGAGGAAAACTCTCAAATAGAATTTCAAACTTCCTTCCAATCCTTCTTAAATCTCCAATCCTTCTGACGAAACGTGCTACAAGTGCCAAGCAGCACCGATACCACACGCTacttttagttgaagcaacAAACGGTTCATCGGTCGAAGTGGAATGGTTCAGCACAGCAGCACAgataacgcaactaaacttctTCGGCTGCATGTTGGACggatttgccaaaaaaaaaacaactccaGATTTTGGCGGTTTATGGGAACCAGTAGTGAAATTTGCCAACATTTACTCGAGTTGGACGTAGCGAACGTGCAGCTAACTTCTGAAGAAATAGAAGCAGATTAGTTCTCTTTTCAACAATCACTCCAATTCATTGCCTCATTGGCTGACCGCTAATCGCCTTCGTCGAATAATCCTTGCAAGACAACAAGCTCAATTTGTGTTTAATCTTTTTTGCTCATTGCAGCCAGAGCTATCTGAATATCTTACGGCCCTGAACAGGGCCGACGCTAACCagtttgtcgctccacgcaaattctcaaaattgCGCCCCCAGAATgaacgaaaaacagccggcgttactgtgtgcagacattttactacctacacactcgcaaacgcacagtctcgtagcgtctttctgcataagcACTCACGAGGcaacccagcaaacaccaactcgtatatcaatgtacgaaaatcatCGTTACTGACTTTTAAAAATATCAGGATCGTAAATATAGCCGAATGAAATGCACacaagtttatattctgtcgtatttgacgatagcaagtgattgacctacgacttccagtacagaattgttaatgtatattttgtagtacgtataaggcctccaaattagtacgcatatgctagttttgtgcattagatacgatttttcagggtatatataggaACATATAACTCttttgttactctgatatgcatatgaaaatgtttactggtaaacaactcgtgagcagccaattgcccgtgagggctagcggcacactaggatacaaattttgtattactttttgttttcttcatgTTCATGTTTTTCATgttacgccctcgattctacatgcGGGTGGAAGTGCGAGTCCTCACGAGTGATTCATATCAGTTGCTCAAActgcaatgacgtgcgagagcaacgaccgtggctgttagccactcgcaaaagtcgttgcagtgcatgaataaacaagagccccagtgagtccgaaaggaatgcttatgccggcgtgtttatTAGAacaagtacgcgtgtgtgagaaaattagcccacacaagTGCGGACTTTGCAACAccgctattttttttttgaataattgtcggtttcttgaaacccattagaatgataaaccttcaaaaacgaaaaagttaggTTCATATTTCCCTGTTACTTCAAaaacttcgtcctcataccttgctactttatcgaagatgaatctgttgattgcggattctgaagcgattcgaaaatctctcccgaaaaatttctaaataatttaatatcatcaatgccactttcccaccacgtttatctgagtgttttgttgcgaatagattttcaccaggaggaggtggagcgcaaacagaaagcgaagaatggcgtagacgtatgaaccatgcactgcaggcactacttggaatgattcttaaagtacacttgtcgaaagttgggagagtacgatgggtcggtcacgtcgcaagaataccggatgatgagtgttgaccgaacatgaattcaccaacattttcagcCAACAGTCAGAGTCAGaagtcagagaccaacaaaaccggcagcgtatgacgcctacagttcgtcgaattaaccgcgtcaactcggaggcgccatcgctggatgaaattgtagcagccatcaagagaatgaaatccaatagagcgccagggatagactgtatttcagccgaaatcctcaaagctgacccatctctgtcagcccagatgacgcatcagcttttcagcaatatatgagaAACCGCAACTATTCCGGTGGActagatgcagggcatattggtcaaagtccctaagaaaagagacctaacggaatgcggtaactggcgtggcatcaggttgctctgtattactctcaaagtactctgtaaggtaatcttcaaccggatccaggagaagatcgacgctactctccggcggcagcaagctggattccgtgctggccgatcatgtgtagaccatatcacaacgctccgcattatattggagcagatcaacgaattccaggactctctttcgctggtattcgttgacttcgaaaaggtgtTCGACCGActtaaccacgaaaacatctggggcgcacttaggcgtagaggagttccagataagctagtccatctcatcgaggctcagtacgaggcgttctcgtgcaaggttttgcacgacggcgtcttgtccgaccccataagggttactgttggcgtgagacagggctgcatctatcaccgcttctgtttctcatcgttatggatgagatattagttggagcaattgacagtagaccaaatcgaggattgccgaGTCCAGCTAAatgagcagctaaatgacctcgacctagccggcggcattgcagagcaagttagatgacctctccgagagctcccaggcagcaggtctcacagtcaatgtagcaaaaactaagtctatggtagcgaacactgacaattccaccaccATCACAGtcgcgggacaacaagttgaggaggtagacgcctttcaatatcttggtagccaaacaacgcccgatgatacaaccaagactgatatagccacacggatcaggaaggccaggggtgcctttgcaggtctacgaaacatttggcgctcaaaccagatcactctacgtacgaaaacccgaatcccgaaggtattcattaaccggtgcctgcgatacatcattcatgcctggtggcctgataactggaactctatcgtcggtgtcatcaacagccgatagccacagaaattcgacaacgtaggtggaagtgtatcggacacaccttgaggaaaggagcgaacgaggtttgcagagaagcactcgactagaatctacaaggacagcgtagaagaggcagacccagaggctcatggcgacgcagcctagccaacgacatccgggctgtagacgagaacctgtcatggcgacaggtaaaggccatgacgggtaaccgtcagcagtggagatctctgagttcatccctttgttctgccggaccggcggatacGGACGCATAAGTAAGTAACTACCTGTATATAGCCTGCTACAGGGAGTTCCAGTCTTTTACCATAAATTGCCGCTAACGGCCTCTCGTTCAAACCCGGATCGACAACTGGATCATCGGCCGCGAATGCTCACGATGTGTAGTTTTGACGCCCTCACAGTCGTACCATGGCCGGAAGATCATTGCGCTTCCagcagcacacacacacacacacttccgTTCGAATGGCTGCAGCATCCTGCAACTCACCTAGCGTTCTGAGATGTCGTCCGTGTACTTCCGGTTCCTTCACTTTCACTATCGATCGTCAGCTCTCGCGatgatcttcttcttcttattcttcttcagTATAGTagccgggatggctcgtgctgtttcaagcactcgtctccattgaactcggtcttgggccactcgtcgccaattttctagtcgtctcagaagccgcaaatggctttcgacctggtcgagccatcgtgcacgttgggtccccctgttcctggcgccggtggggttgttgaagagagtcctcttcgtcgcattgtcgtccggcatactttcgctagatgtacgatgggagtctccccaaccagtgtctgtagctcgtgattcatacgcctccgccactctccgctttcagtttggactccgccaaatatcgtccgcagcacattccgctcgaacacggcaagggcgcgtgtgtcctccgtgaacggcttcaagtccataaagaactaccggtctaataagggttctgtacattgttagcttcgtgcggcggcgtacacttcctgatcgtagcgttttacgaagggcaaagtaggcccgatttcccgcttggatgcaccgctggatctctttactagtgttgttgtccgcggttaccagcaatcccaaatacacgaactcctctaccacttctagttcgtcaccgtcaacggttaccgtccgtgggagacgcgcgtttgtttcctttgagcctctttctttcatgtatttggtcttcgacgcatttatttttatcccaattctcctagactccactttcagtctggcgtagattgcctccgccgtcgcaaagttcctggctatgatatcgaagtcatctgcaaagcctagacgttggctacccttggtaaaaatcgtgcctctcgtttcgatgcccgttttTTGGATAACTCCCTCaacagcgatgttgaacagcaagcaggataaaccgtcaccttttctcaacccttgccgcgtctcgaagggactcaagagtgtcccagagatgcgtacgaaacacatcactcgatccaatgtagctctgattagttgagtcagtttgtccggaaaaccgtgttcgcgcattatctgccatagcttgtctcgaccgactgtatcgtatgctgctttgaaatcaataaagatgtgatgcgtgggcacgttgtacttccgacgtttctgcaaaatctgtcgggtagtaaaaatttggtccgtagttgcgcccccatgaaacccgcctgataattccctacgaaaccatcTCGCGATGATCGTTCTTTCGTTTTCTGCGGAAATTTAAACTTCGATTTAACGGAAGATTGCGGTTTCTGCAGGACACACTCTGCGCCCAGAACAATTTGAAGTGGAAATGAAAATAGTGCCTATAGTGAACAAAGTCTGGATTGGGAATGAACTTATGTTTCAACTATTTACAGTGTATTAACAGCTTCCCTTTGCTATGGCCGATATTTTTGGAATTGGTTGAGAAACGATCGAGCTATTAGCATACCAAAACCAACGCATTTTTAGAATTTGATTTCACATCCATGCTTTCTTATAATCATCCCACTGTCTGGGCAATGCAATGAAGTTATCGTTAGATAGGACTACATTATGCGATGTATAATTAAGCCCACGACCGATAGTGATTATTCCCTAATGGCACGATATTCGAAACAATTATGTATACCGCGAAAGCACCAGTCGCCGCGCGCTTGGTACGTCGGCTGATACATAAATGCATGTATAAACATGGAAATTAAATATGTAagtataaacatattttttcttcATATCATTAAACAATAGAGATTTTCGGTTAGTGTTTTTATTACACTTTCTTGCACTAGATAGCAGAAAACGACTTGGAGTGCTTCATGTACGTGATACCAATTCCGTTGCACAAAATTTAGCCGCGCAACAATGGTCCAATCGCCGCGCACTTTTCGTACACgtttatttcaataaataaatgacAAATATTATATTCAGCTGctaatacatttttataaatttagagCATCATAAACATGTTTTTTAAATAGTTCTTTTCTCATATTCACCCTTTTAAGCAAAAAATGATGCTTTCCAGTCAGTAGTTTATTTctggtaaaataaaaaatttaaaatatgtaAGTTTCTTTGTTACATTAAATGCAtagttttttagattttttttgttaatgttATCCATGCTTGACTCGCCGCTACCACTGGCAATGGccttttaaatattttctgttGAAGAAAGAACCAAGTCAGCTAAAATTTGTAAAGCTTTACAAAAGTTATGGCTAACATTCGGCGTACTGGTGCCTGTGTTATTTTGCCTCGGGAAATACTTGAGTGTCCCGGTTTTGAATTGTGCGTAATCACTAATGTTCAGCATCGTAATTGGGAAAGCAAACAATGTTTATAACGTCTATGTTGAAAGGTCGTTACTTGTAATTGAATACATAATATAACATATACATATAGGATTACTACTTTTGTATAAAACTGTGAGAAAAACTGTCGTTTAACATCAGAACGTTCTCTAAAACCTTTTCATGAACTTCAAGACCCACACGCGGCGATAGCATAAGGTACTGTTTTAGCTGTACCAATGACAGCACACTCGAAAATATCAggaaaaatgcaaaacaatgatcAAAATGCGCAGCATTTCATTGCAAGTATTTTGTTCCGCGTCCCAAGAAACTCTTAAGTTTAAGAATGCACTTTCTTTAAAGTTTGTTAGCTAACAAAACTGCATTCAGAGATAGCGTTTTGCCATTATCGCCCGTTCAAAGTCGAGCGTTgcctgtttgtttgttttgctttaATATAAACCGAAAAACCGTGGCAAACAGAGCTGTATGCATAAAATTATATGTTTCAATCTTAATTTTATGCAATCAACAAAAAAATCGCCGAGTGCGCGACCATTGGAACCGCACGGTGACTGGTGCTTTCACGATACATCAATAAAGCAAATCGACTGAGCGGTCGCTCCAAAATCATATAACACAATCGAAAAAGACTCACCTCTTCCCGGGTTAGTATATCGTCCGGATCGTCACTGATTTCACTTAGGTTATCCTCGTCTAGAATCGGTTCCGTTGCTGGTTCTGGTGCTTTCTTCTCGACGATAGGTGCAGCTGCTTCGGTTGCAACGTTGCTTGGTGTCGCAGAGCTTTCTGTGCTCTCAGATGCTGCCGTAGTTGCCGTAACGGCTGTGCCTGTAGCCGGTGCAGCCGGGACCGGAATTGGTCCCGCATCAGCTTCCTCGTCCCATTCGGCCTCAGCAGCAATCGGAGCGACAGCATCATTTAAAGAAGATGACTTTTCAGCTGGTCTGTACGTGAAACTGCTCTCATGACCTCCGGTGTCTTTTGTACCACTTGAGGCTGGAGCTTCTCGATTGTCCGCCGGTCCGGATTGCTGGACAGGCGACTGACGAGATTGCATACCAACATTCTGCGGAGCACGATTAATACCGTATTTTGGTTGGTTGCCGAAGCggcctggacctggaccacCCATTCCTCCTACGTGACTTTTGCGACCATGTAGAAACATTGGCTGATGTCCCGGATGGTGTCGGCGGAACATTCCGCGGTCGCTTGCACCACCGCGCTCACCACCTCCAGCGCCAGCGTCGCCCAGTCTTCCCGCCAGTTTATGACGGGGAGTGAATTCCATGTCATCCTTTGGCTTGTTGTGCCAACTAGAGCCTTGAGGCTGGTCCAGATGCCCCCCTTGCCAGCGACCACCTCCTCCACCGTGTGAATGTGAGTGAGACGGTGGTCCCACGGCCGCATGATCGTCACGTTCCCACTGGCGTTCCGGCTGGTACTTCCAATCGGTACGCTCTTTCTCGCCGCTGTTCCAAGCGTCATTCTTTTTCCAGTGGGGATCATCCCAGCTTCTAGAGGACGCTTGATACGGCTCCTGGCTGTGACTGTGGCCATGCGACGGTGCTGGTACGTGCTCTCTATCCCATTCTCTGCCATGATCATCTGCTCCACGTCGGTCGAAGCCACGAGTTCCACGATCTGGCTCGCGGTCTCGTTCACGTTCCCATTCTCGCTCATGTTCCCGACGCGGTAGGGGATCATCTGGGTATTCTGTACGCGCATAATCTGGTGCACGACGTTCTTTCTCATATCCACGTTGTTCGGTGTCACGATAGTCACGTGTTTCGCGCATCGGTGGTGCATGTCGTTCGAATGGACTGTCCCGTGAACGTGCACCACGTACGATTGGGGTCACGTACTCCCGCTGTTCGCGGGAACGACTGCGGCGATCATGGTGATCCATGTACCCTACAAAAAAGAGTATTTTACTTATCAACATTCGAATCACAACCACTGAAACTCACCTCTTTCCAAGCCACCACCTCCCCGATCGAAGGACCTCTCTCTTGGTGCAATTCGGTCTCGGTTTCGCGGCGAATTCGGCGTACGGCTGCGATCGTGATCGAGCTTGCCTGGAGACCTCGCGGCTGCCAATGCACGAGCACGTTCAGCCGGACGTGGCAGCAAACGTTCGACCGGACGATGACGGTCCGGTTTCTCCAGTCCACCGTCATCCACCGACTTGTCCATTGCAACGGATACCAAGGGCCGTCTGGATTTTTCCTTTGCAGCGGCTAACCGTTCTCGTTCCCGCTGTCGCTCCTGGCAGCGGGCCAACGCTTCTTCGCGTTCTTTATTTCGGGCCAATTCACGTTCCTGCCGTTCACGGCGTTCGCGGTCTTTTAGAGATTCGTGGCGTCGGCGATCGTCGATACGTTCCGGGGAACGCTCGGAGCGTCTCGAAATTGCTACCGGGGGGTCTCGGTAACGTGATGGTTCAGGGGATTTTTTGCTCAATTCTCGCCCTCCACGGGATGAGGAAGACATAGCAGCTGGTGAAATACGGGAACGCGGAGAACGGGACCGAATATGGGATCGTGGCGGTGAGCGGCTCTTGACGTGTTCAGCACGTTCTCGCTCTCGCTCCCGCATGCGAAGACGTTCTTTTTCCCGTTCCCGTTCCTTCTCGCGAAGTGCCATTTCACGTTCTTTCTCGCGAACACGTTCGCGAGCATCGACCATTGTAGCGGAgtgtttttctttcttcaaagaaaCAACTTTCTTCATTGCGTACTTAACCGGAGTCTTGCCGCTGGGTGAAACCTCCCGAGCTACCTTCCGTAGATGGCTAGTTCCACCGGGGCTGGTGACTTTCTTTACGCGAATTTTAGTGGTTAGGTGAGTGCCAACCTTCTTAGTAACAATACGCTTCGTTCCATCTGCGCTGGATAATTTTTTAGCATGctttttcaaaacctttttacTGCCTCCCCGTTCCGAGCTGGAACTAGATTCCCGCCGATGGCGTACGACTCGTTTTTTTACTCTACGCGAGTCACGGCTAGAGCTGCTAGAACTAGAGCTTGAATCGGAATCGGACGAATCCGAGCCACTGCTACTAGAACTGTCCGAGCTGGACGACGATCTTCGAGGCGGTGGTACTTTACGGACTTTCTTCACCACCAAGGTTTCCTTGGCGGATTTTTGCTTCATTGCAGCCGCCGAAGAGGACGTGTgacgatgatggtgatgatgatggctACTGCTTCCCCCGCCGCTGGCATCCATCTCCAGTTTCAGCTCGTGTTGCAGTTCTTTGCGTTTACGCTCTAGGATGTCTTGATCAGCATTCTCCAGGGTGGACTGATCCCAGCCGCCACCTGCACCGGCAGATGGAACGGAACTGCTTGCTTCTCTGTTGCTTCCTCCTCCCCCACGATCACCAGCTGACGAGCTGCTGTGGCCTGCGGCGACACGGTCCGTTTCCGCGTTTTTCTTAGCGATTGGCCCCGGAGGCGGAACAGGACTCGCACCGATAGTTTCACCTCGGCTTACAATTACTTTACCAAGCTTGGCCGCCAACTGAGCTTCAATTAATCTGGCGTGCGCCGATACACTTTCCGGAACTACCTTCGGGGGAAGAACCGGTTTCGGTTTGGGTTCGTCACAGCTAACAATTCTCTTCACTATCTCCTCTTTATTAACCTCTTGCTAAACGATAAAAATAATGACCTTTAGCATTTCGATGCCTTAAAATTGTTACAAGCGAAATGTCCTTACCGGTTCCTGATCTTCTCGCTGCTTCGAGGATCCACTTCCGCCGGTGGACGACGCTGATGCCGGAAGGGGGAACTTTTTCGTACCGAGACGCTGGAACACGCTAGGACGATCTTTCGGAAGTACTTTCTTGTTAGGGTTAAGATCAAGTGTGATTTTACGCTTTACAGGTGTAGACATCTTATTTTCGACACCCGTCGCACTGAAACGCACATATTTTGCACTTCTGTTCTGCTGGCAATggaggaaaactcgaaaaactgAAACGTAATTTGGAGCCGGATTTCTAGTCGTATTCTTTGCAGTTGAATATTGGTTTCACCAACGACACACCAAGTGCACAATGGAAGATATCACTTTTCAGTTTTAATTgcaaattgattatttttttaaCTAATATTAAACAATTGAAAAGCCAGAGAACCGATCGATGCCACAGTTAAATTTTCGAGTTTGACAGTGCAGTTTCAGCACCGGCACAGGGTGACGATGATTAATTTTGTTACACGGCATTTCGCAGGTACTTTCGTTAAGTTTCGTGCAGGGTTGTTTATGATGTATTTTATaacatcattttttttttgagacaaAGAACTGCgattattttctaaaaaatttctttcgtcaGTTTATTAAAGCCGAAGCATCGCGATCAAAC contains these protein-coding regions:
- the LOC128745478 gene encoding fl(2)d-associated complex component; translation: MSTPVKRKITLDLNPNKKVLPKDRPSVFQRLGTKKFPLPASASSTGGSGSSKQREDQEPQEVNKEEIVKRIVSCDEPKPKPVLPPKVVPESVSAHARLIEAQLAAKLGKVIVSRGETIGASPVPPPGPIAKKNAETDRVAAGHSSSSAGDRGGGGSNREASSSVPSAGAGGGWDQSTLENADQDILERKRKELQHELKLEMDASGGGSSSHHHHHHRHTSSSAAAMKQKSAKETLVVKKVRKVPPPRRSSSSSDSSSSSGSDSSDSDSSSSSSSSSRDSRRVKKRVVRHRRESSSSSERGGSKKVLKKHAKKLSSADGTKRIVTKKVGTHLTTKIRVKKVTSPGGTSHLRKVAREVSPSGKTPVKYAMKKVVSLKKEKHSATMVDARERVREKEREMALREKEREREKERLRMRERERERAEHVKSRSPPRSHIRSRSPRSRISPAAMSSSSRGGRELSKKSPEPSRYRDPPVAISRRSERSPERIDDRRRHESLKDRERRERQERELARNKEREEALARCQERQRERERLAAAKEKSRRPLVSVAMDKSVDDGGLEKPDRHRPVERLLPRPAERARALAAARSPGKLDHDRSRTPNSPRNRDRIAPRERSFDRGGGGLERGYMDHHDRRSRSREQREYVTPIVRGARSRDSPFERHAPPMRETRDYRDTEQRGYEKERRAPDYARTEYPDDPLPRREHEREWERERDREPDRGTRGFDRRGADDHGREWDREHVPAPSHGHSHSQEPYQASSRSWDDPHWKKNDAWNSGEKERTDWKYQPERQWERDDHAAVGPPSHSHSHGGGGGRWQGGHLDQPQGSSWHNKPKDDMEFTPRHKLAGRLGDAGAGGGERGGASDRGMFRRHHPGHQPMFLHGRKSHVGGMGGPGPGRFGNQPKYGINRAPQNVGMQSRQSPVQQSGPADNREAPASSGTKDTGGHESSFTYRPAEKSSSLNDAVAPIAAEAEWDEEADAGPIPVPAAPATGTAVTATTAASESTESSATPSNVATEAAAPIVEKKAPEPATEPILDEDNLSEISDDPDDILTREEDVTSQPNESSSGGDKLLSSEQDASGSGGGLHPGNNVGSEEAAHLNASQATGGAHPTDTQSGNVSAEQQEPKDAKEAGKLHANKELKEEMDLDFEEISDGELEEENKVKGLGDALGVDWASLAHETRAKLKPEQSIPVSARNRWKAHHILLDIGISVRLAGEAYAQRVLTGSKEKLREEIEEFKAAAAAAEQQKVAAVKKEQEEQLFNGIKIKKEILDEEEQEAQKELERKQTTNVKSESEHVESKETSEQEANLAGIDKILHPVASVHVAMREKARARRDLILCSAGPHSRALSARRDLEIRRQLCGFPPQECNERISEHQSLPTNPELHETVLKLFQATMQPKKIEVQ